In the Scomber japonicus isolate fScoJap1 chromosome 18, fScoJap1.pri, whole genome shotgun sequence genome, one interval contains:
- the si:busm1-163l24.3 gene encoding uncharacterized protein si:busm1-163l24.3 isoform X1 — translation MAELGRTVRVSGLPTDIEDDRLRDKLFIHFLRTKNGGGEIDSVAIDEATPDSALITFEDSEVAQRVIQHSWHILEVDGKKYELIVTEHHESLDPDKVIVSLSATVDYSQLSGGIIALTGLHRNHPDIQINYNVTKTLCTVQGAYCKVQAALAELLAQSGGSQSAEHKDSAQPATSAPKSTHTVQKHHTSEPEYSSRTPTKQREQREKANIGRPSDKRSSSSHRDLAPDGYDWDDTGQLQCRALQLPGHPTMSESEDHSLILDADMFQYLQKCCRKEYQHILSQHGVEVVDVTNQGLTTLYLQVASAVGEDGQEKERLKLASRAISKFYQENETKICRAQLSKNILSPKGGLRRAIEKLSVRLPKLLLNEDESNVYIIGSSNDVSEAKHFFLLDHGHEERGKKEDVASLLKYPSYDSGSSTPGVEERFSLSPAGPLDVRIDQMLQSEENERRDEGARRYKLAARFKDSGLSVLGSRPGDFTVRGFSSPSRQTRPGPMLGHDVLSETTGIDGERVSSAVAQNTGGDILFKSGDALHSSASMQSKTSLNSNLMDTRPKSATALGTTQPSLSGSTTLPPVGYGSTLKRSSSFSGMPEHKAEGKGQKYQDDSGKSSVRVRGRSSSFSNQKGRDKQDVYKAEITVFTLLWHHIKEAYNMRVEDLTSDVQIKESGPQSSRDLTIIIRGAVSSKVSSCQIGLQKLIDTVHADFSVQEIHLSDLGVADPADETLQVCCTEVRNRFRKVTIQTLSNSIFLLGPKQLCSQVGASLREVFSGDLGQIPELQDLSSFSTSILNPSTHEDQSTSLQGHSNAQVTLENQTGNDFENSRSQEGRTNFRGDFYETELLNGSFRQPLVGKDPVIKEKVKMAGTVELDGQKIETFANLTTKGNDASARRVNGVGSTSTHVDKEMGLQEKETTKQGEIQDTPEESRLGQADLGPICVCGERGVSMTRTDCGVAMCFKCLDTVHIHCRVCDGKEPTPRGIQGQMSYSKLNIIVPGHNKTFAIKITYRIPDGIQGEDDPSPGKPFYGGVYEAYLPDCEKTKKLLPRLKKAFRQGLTFTVVSKETEARVTWDCIPHKTSLQGGKSGNGYPDSSYLNRLSEVLASHGIKETPAKSQE, via the exons ATGGCAGAGCTGGGCAGGACTGTGAGGGTGAGTGGTCTGCCTACAGACATTGAGGATGACAGGTTGAGAGACAAACTATTTATCCACTTCCTGAGAACTAAGAATGGAGGAGGGGAAATTGACTCTGTTGCCATTGATGAGGCAACACCTGACTCTGCCCTCATCACCTTTGAGGACAGTGAAG TGGCACAGAGAGTTATTCAACATAGCTGGCACATTCtggaagtggatgggaagaagtATGAACTCATTGTAACTGAGCATCACGAGAGCCTGGACCCAGACAAG GTCATCGTAAGTTTGTCAGCGACTGTAGACTACAGCCAACTTTCAGGAGGAATAATAGCATTGACAGGCCTACATAGGAACCACCCTGATATCCAGATAAACTACAATGTTACTAAGACATTGTGCACTGTGCAGGGCGCCTATTGCAAAGTCCAGGCTGCCTTGGCAGAACTGCTCGCACAGTCTGGAGGTTCACAATCAGCAGAACATAAAGACTCAGCTCAACCCGCTACCAGTGCCCCCAAGTCTACTCATACAGTGCAAAAGCATCATACTTCGGAGCCAGAATATTCCAGCAGGACACCAACTAAGCAAAgagaacaaagagagaaagCTAACATTGGCAGGCCTTCTGACAAGCGCAGCTCAAGCTCACATAGAGACCTTGCACCTGATGGATATGACTGGGATGATACAGGGCAGCTGCAATGTAGAGCTCTGCAGCTGCCTGGGCATCCGACCATGTCAGAGTCAGAGGACCACTCACTAATTCTGGATGCAGACATGTTCCAGTATTTGCAGAAATGCTGTAGGAAGGAATACCAGCATATCCTTAGTCAGCATGGTGTTGAGGTGGTGGATGTGACAAATCAGGGCTTGACTACTCTGTATCTGCAGGTTGCATCAGCAGTAGGGGAGGATGGTCAAGAGAAAGAGCGTTTGAAGTTGGCAAGCAGGGCAATAAGTAAGTTTTACCAGGAGAATGAGACCAAGATCTGCCGAGCTCAGCTATCTAAGAATATCTTGTCTCCCAAGGGAGGCCTGCGAAGGGCTATTGAGAAATTAAGTGTCAGACTTCCCAAGCTTCTTCTGAATGAAGATGAGAGTAATGTCTATATTATTGGGAGCAGCAATGATGTGTCGGAGGCTAAGCATTTTTTTCTCCTGGACCACGGCCATGAAGAGAGAGGTAAAAAAGAAGATGTAGCCAGTCTTCTTAAATATCCCTCTTATGATTCAGGTTCATCAACTCCTGGTGTTGAGGAGAGATTTTCTTTGTCCCCTGCAGGACCGTTGGATGTTAGGATAGATCAAATGCTGCAGTCAGAggagaatgagaggagagatgaaggagccAGAAGGTATAAACTTGCCGCACGGTTTAAGGATTCAGGGCTGTCTGTATTAGGGAGTCGACCAGGGGACTTCACTGTACGGGGGTTCTCATCACCCAGTAGACAAACACGCCCTGGCCCAATGTTAGGGCATGATGTTCTGTCAGAAACCACAGGGATTGATGGTGAAAGAGTCTCTAGTGCAGTAGCTCAAAACACTGGAGGTGACATCTTGTTTAAGAGTGGAGATGCTTTGCATTCATCTGCTTCTATGCAGAGTAAAACCTCCTTGAACTCAAATTTAATGGATACTCGACCCAAGAGTGCAACAGCCCTTGGCACAACTCAGCCCAGTCTGTCAGGAAGTACTACACTCCCGCCTGTTGGGTATGGGTCCACGTTAAAGCGATCCAGCAGTTTTTCGGGAATGCCTGAGCATAAAGCTGAAGGTAAGGGTCAGAAGTATCAAGATGACTCGGGCAAGTCCAGTGTGAGAGTCAGGGGCAGGTCTTCTAGCTTCAGTAACCAAAAAGGGAGGGACAAGCAAGACGTCTATAAAGCAGAGATTACAGTTTTCACTCTCCTGTGGCATCACATAAAGGAGGCCTACAACATGCGAGTGGAAGACCTGACTTCTGATGTCCAGATAAAAGAGAGTGGCCCACAAAGTAGCAGGGATTTGACTATCATCATAAGAGGGGCAGTTTCCTCCAAAGTAAGCTCATGTCAGATAGGTTTACAGAAGCTGATTGACACGGTCCATGCAGACTTCTCTGTGCAGGAGATACACTTGTCAGACCTAGGTGTGGCTGACCCAGCAGATGAAACTTTACAGGTTTGTTGTACTGAGGTGCGTAACCGGTTCAGGAAGGTAACTATCCAGACTTTAAGCAATAGCATATTTCTTTTGGGCCCAAAGCAATTGTGTTCTCAGGTAGGTGCTTCACTGCGGGAGGTATTTTCTGGAGATTTGGGCCAAATACCTGAACTACAAGACTTGTCTAGCTTCTCTACATCCATCTTGAATCCGTCCACACATGAGGACCAGAGTACTAGTCTGCAGGGTCATAGTAATGCTCAGGTTACACTAGAGAACCAAACAGGCAATGATTTTGAAAACAGTAGAAGTCAGGAAGGGAGAACAAACTTTAGGGGTGACTTTTATGAGACCGAGCTTCTTAATGGATCTTTTAGGCAACCATTAGTGGGGAAAGATCCTGTCATTAAGGAGAAAGTTAAAATGGCAGGCACTGTGGAGTTGGATGGACAAAAGATTGAGACATTTGCCAACCTGACAACAAAAGGAAATGATGCAAGCGCAAGACGTGTAAATGGTGTTGGATCAACATCAACTCATGTTGATAAAGAAATGGGCCTTCAGGAGAAAGAGACAACCAAACAAGGAGAGATCCAGGACACCCCAGAGGAGTCCAGGTTAGGTCAAGCGGACCTGGGgcccatctgtgtgtgtggggagaggGGGGTGTCAATGACAAGAACCGATTGTGGTGTTGCTATGTGCTTTAAGTGCCTGGACACTGTGCATATCCATTGCAGAGTTTGTGATGGGAAAGAGCCGACACCCCGAGGCATCCAGGGCCAAATGAGCTACTCTAAACTAAATATCATTGTACCAGGTCACAACAAGACTTTTGCTATCAAGATCACTTACCGAATTCCTGATGGCATCCAAGGG GAGGACGACCCTTCTCCTGGAAAACCATTTTATGGAGGCGTATATGAAGCCTACCTTCCTGACTGTGAGAAGACCAAGAAGCTTTTGCCCAGGCTGAAGAAAGCCTTCAGGCAGGGACTCACCTTCACAGTGGTCAGCAAAGAGACAGAGGCCAGGGTTACCTGGGATTGCATCCCACACAAGACCAGCCTACAAGGAGGCAAATCAGG gAATGGATACCCAGATTCCTCTTACTTGAATCGCTTGTCTGAGGTCTTGGCCTCACATGGGATTAAGGAGACACCAGCCAAGTCTCAAGAATAA
- the si:busm1-163l24.3 gene encoding uncharacterized protein si:busm1-163l24.3 isoform X2 — protein MAELGRTVRVSGLPTDIEDDRLRDKLFIHFLRTKNGGGEIDSVAIDEATPDSALITFEDSEVAQRVIQHSWHILEVDGKKYELIVTEHHESLDPDKVIVSLSATVDYSQLSGGIIALTGLHRNHPDIQINYNVTKTLCTVQGAYCKVQAALAELLAQSGGSQSAEHKDSAQPATSAPKSTHTVQKHHTSEPEYSSRTPTKQREQREKANIGRPSDKRSSSSHRDLAPDGYDWDDTGQLQCRALQLPGHPTMSESEDHSLILDADMFQYLQKCCRKEYQHILSQHGVEVVDVTNQGLTTLYLQVASAVGEDGQEKERLKLASRAISKFYQENETKICRAQLSKNILSPKGGLRRAIEKLSVRLPKLLLNEDESNVYIIGSSNDVSEAKHFFLLDHGHEERGKKEDVASLLKYPSYDSGSSTPGVEERFSLSPAGPLDVRIDQMLQSEENERRDEGARRYKLAARFKDSGLSVLGSRPGDFTVRGFSSPSRQTRPGPMLGHDVLSETTGIDGERVSSAVAQNTGGDILFKSGDALHSSASMQSKTSLNSNLMDTRPKSATALGTTQPSLSGSTTLPPVGYGSTLKRSSSFSGMPEHKAEGKGQKYQDDSGKSSVRVRGRSSSFSNQKGRDKQDVYKAEITVFTLLWHHIKEAYNMRVEDLTSDVQIKESGPQSSRDLTIIIRGAVSSKVSSCQIGLQKLIDTVHADFSVQEIHLSDLGVADPADETLQVCCTEVRNRFRKVTIQTLSNSIFLLGPKQLCSQVGASLREVFSGDLGQIPELQDLSSFSTSILNPSTHEDQSTSLQGHSNAQVTLENQTGNDFENSRSQEGRTNFRGDFYETELLNGSFRQPLVGKDPVIKEKVKMAGTVELDGQKIETFANLTTKGNDASARRVNGVGSTSTHVDKEMGLQEKETTKQGEIQDTPEESRVCDGKEPTPRGIQGQMSYSKLNIIVPGHNKTFAIKITYRIPDGIQGEDDPSPGKPFYGGVYEAYLPDCEKTKKLLPRLKKAFRQGLTFTVVSKETEARVTWDCIPHKTSLQGGKSGNGYPDSSYLNRLSEVLASHGIKETPAKSQE, from the exons ATGGCAGAGCTGGGCAGGACTGTGAGGGTGAGTGGTCTGCCTACAGACATTGAGGATGACAGGTTGAGAGACAAACTATTTATCCACTTCCTGAGAACTAAGAATGGAGGAGGGGAAATTGACTCTGTTGCCATTGATGAGGCAACACCTGACTCTGCCCTCATCACCTTTGAGGACAGTGAAG TGGCACAGAGAGTTATTCAACATAGCTGGCACATTCtggaagtggatgggaagaagtATGAACTCATTGTAACTGAGCATCACGAGAGCCTGGACCCAGACAAG GTCATCGTAAGTTTGTCAGCGACTGTAGACTACAGCCAACTTTCAGGAGGAATAATAGCATTGACAGGCCTACATAGGAACCACCCTGATATCCAGATAAACTACAATGTTACTAAGACATTGTGCACTGTGCAGGGCGCCTATTGCAAAGTCCAGGCTGCCTTGGCAGAACTGCTCGCACAGTCTGGAGGTTCACAATCAGCAGAACATAAAGACTCAGCTCAACCCGCTACCAGTGCCCCCAAGTCTACTCATACAGTGCAAAAGCATCATACTTCGGAGCCAGAATATTCCAGCAGGACACCAACTAAGCAAAgagaacaaagagagaaagCTAACATTGGCAGGCCTTCTGACAAGCGCAGCTCAAGCTCACATAGAGACCTTGCACCTGATGGATATGACTGGGATGATACAGGGCAGCTGCAATGTAGAGCTCTGCAGCTGCCTGGGCATCCGACCATGTCAGAGTCAGAGGACCACTCACTAATTCTGGATGCAGACATGTTCCAGTATTTGCAGAAATGCTGTAGGAAGGAATACCAGCATATCCTTAGTCAGCATGGTGTTGAGGTGGTGGATGTGACAAATCAGGGCTTGACTACTCTGTATCTGCAGGTTGCATCAGCAGTAGGGGAGGATGGTCAAGAGAAAGAGCGTTTGAAGTTGGCAAGCAGGGCAATAAGTAAGTTTTACCAGGAGAATGAGACCAAGATCTGCCGAGCTCAGCTATCTAAGAATATCTTGTCTCCCAAGGGAGGCCTGCGAAGGGCTATTGAGAAATTAAGTGTCAGACTTCCCAAGCTTCTTCTGAATGAAGATGAGAGTAATGTCTATATTATTGGGAGCAGCAATGATGTGTCGGAGGCTAAGCATTTTTTTCTCCTGGACCACGGCCATGAAGAGAGAGGTAAAAAAGAAGATGTAGCCAGTCTTCTTAAATATCCCTCTTATGATTCAGGTTCATCAACTCCTGGTGTTGAGGAGAGATTTTCTTTGTCCCCTGCAGGACCGTTGGATGTTAGGATAGATCAAATGCTGCAGTCAGAggagaatgagaggagagatgaaggagccAGAAGGTATAAACTTGCCGCACGGTTTAAGGATTCAGGGCTGTCTGTATTAGGGAGTCGACCAGGGGACTTCACTGTACGGGGGTTCTCATCACCCAGTAGACAAACACGCCCTGGCCCAATGTTAGGGCATGATGTTCTGTCAGAAACCACAGGGATTGATGGTGAAAGAGTCTCTAGTGCAGTAGCTCAAAACACTGGAGGTGACATCTTGTTTAAGAGTGGAGATGCTTTGCATTCATCTGCTTCTATGCAGAGTAAAACCTCCTTGAACTCAAATTTAATGGATACTCGACCCAAGAGTGCAACAGCCCTTGGCACAACTCAGCCCAGTCTGTCAGGAAGTACTACACTCCCGCCTGTTGGGTATGGGTCCACGTTAAAGCGATCCAGCAGTTTTTCGGGAATGCCTGAGCATAAAGCTGAAGGTAAGGGTCAGAAGTATCAAGATGACTCGGGCAAGTCCAGTGTGAGAGTCAGGGGCAGGTCTTCTAGCTTCAGTAACCAAAAAGGGAGGGACAAGCAAGACGTCTATAAAGCAGAGATTACAGTTTTCACTCTCCTGTGGCATCACATAAAGGAGGCCTACAACATGCGAGTGGAAGACCTGACTTCTGATGTCCAGATAAAAGAGAGTGGCCCACAAAGTAGCAGGGATTTGACTATCATCATAAGAGGGGCAGTTTCCTCCAAAGTAAGCTCATGTCAGATAGGTTTACAGAAGCTGATTGACACGGTCCATGCAGACTTCTCTGTGCAGGAGATACACTTGTCAGACCTAGGTGTGGCTGACCCAGCAGATGAAACTTTACAGGTTTGTTGTACTGAGGTGCGTAACCGGTTCAGGAAGGTAACTATCCAGACTTTAAGCAATAGCATATTTCTTTTGGGCCCAAAGCAATTGTGTTCTCAGGTAGGTGCTTCACTGCGGGAGGTATTTTCTGGAGATTTGGGCCAAATACCTGAACTACAAGACTTGTCTAGCTTCTCTACATCCATCTTGAATCCGTCCACACATGAGGACCAGAGTACTAGTCTGCAGGGTCATAGTAATGCTCAGGTTACACTAGAGAACCAAACAGGCAATGATTTTGAAAACAGTAGAAGTCAGGAAGGGAGAACAAACTTTAGGGGTGACTTTTATGAGACCGAGCTTCTTAATGGATCTTTTAGGCAACCATTAGTGGGGAAAGATCCTGTCATTAAGGAGAAAGTTAAAATGGCAGGCACTGTGGAGTTGGATGGACAAAAGATTGAGACATTTGCCAACCTGACAACAAAAGGAAATGATGCAAGCGCAAGACGTGTAAATGGTGTTGGATCAACATCAACTCATGTTGATAAAGAAATGGGCCTTCAGGAGAAAGAGACAACCAAACAAGGAGAGATCCAGGACACCCCAGAGGAGTCCAG AGTTTGTGATGGGAAAGAGCCGACACCCCGAGGCATCCAGGGCCAAATGAGCTACTCTAAACTAAATATCATTGTACCAGGTCACAACAAGACTTTTGCTATCAAGATCACTTACCGAATTCCTGATGGCATCCAAGGG GAGGACGACCCTTCTCCTGGAAAACCATTTTATGGAGGCGTATATGAAGCCTACCTTCCTGACTGTGAGAAGACCAAGAAGCTTTTGCCCAGGCTGAAGAAAGCCTTCAGGCAGGGACTCACCTTCACAGTGGTCAGCAAAGAGACAGAGGCCAGGGTTACCTGGGATTGCATCCCACACAAGACCAGCCTACAAGGAGGCAAATCAGG gAATGGATACCCAGATTCCTCTTACTTGAATCGCTTGTCTGAGGTCTTGGCCTCACATGGGATTAAGGAGACACCAGCCAAGTCTCAAGAATAA
- the phb gene encoding prohibitin, with amino-acid sequence MAKLFESIGKLGLALAIGGGVVNSALFNVDAGHRAVIFDRFRGVQEAVVGEGTHFLIPWVQKPIVFDCRSRPRNVPVITGSKDLQNVNITLRILFRPVSGQLPRIFTSIGEDYDERVLPSITTEVLKAVVARFDAGELITQRELVSRQVSEDLTERASTFGLILDDVSLTHLTFGKEFTEAVEMKQVAQQEAERARFVVEKAEQQKQAAIISAEGDSQAALLIANSLMEAGDGLVELRKLEAAEDIAFQLSRSRNVTYLPPGQGTLLQLPQ; translated from the exons ATGGCCAAGTTGTTTGAGTCTATTGGGAAGCTGGGGCTGGCCCTGGCCATCGGTGGAGGTGTTGTGAACTCTGCGCTGTTCAATG TTGATGCAGGGCACCGGGCGGTAATATTTGACAGGTTCCGAGGAGTTCAAGAAGCAGTCGTTGGAGAGGGAACCCACTTCCTCATTCCTTGGGTTCAGAAACCTATCGTCTTTGATTGCCGCTCCCGTCCACGTAATGTGCCCGTCATCACAGGCAGCAAAG ATCTGCAGAATGTAAACATCACATTGCGTATCCTCTTTCGGCCTGTGAGCGGCCAGCTCCCCCGCATCTTCACCAGTATTGGAGAGGATTATGATGAGAGGGTGTTACCATCTATCACCACAGAGGTCTTGAAGGCTGTAGTG GCTCGGTTTGATGCTGGTGAGCTCATCACCCAGAGAGAGCTCGTGTCTCGGCAGGTCAGTGAGGACCTTACAGAAAGAGCCTCCACCTTCGGCCTTATCTTGGATGATGTTTCACTG aCACACTTGACCTTTGGCAAGGAATTTACGGAGGCTGTTGAAATGAAGCAGGTGGCCCAGCAGGAGGCTGAGAGGGCCCGATTCGTTGTGGAAAAG GCAGAGCAACAGAAGCAAGCTGCCATCATCTCTGCAGAGGGAGATTCCCAGGCTGCCTTGCTTATTGCAAACTCCCTGATGGAAGCTGGTGATGGTCTGGTAGAGTTACGTAAGCTGGAGGCAGCCGAGGACATCGCTTTCCAGCTGTCCCGCTCCCGCAACGTCACTTACCTGCCCCCAGGGCAGGGCACATTGCTCCAGTTGCCCCAGTGA
- the znf652 gene encoding zinc finger protein 652 translates to MKSCQSLKEEVSVPSLGGMSQEEGRRAQVSQSYFHPPNTDLDLTGKLHRREVGGKPYSVLVDNKMATKTTMGDLNIGLLPTQHVTPQQHQQYFREGGAGQELDTQGSQAGNEGTSDDTEDDDEDEEEEGEEEGFKREQIIVEVNLNNQTLHVSKGDNKTGTAADDSERPGSDEDDDEEEEEEEEEEEEEEEEEEDSPGEEEEEDDEEDEIESRRTRSKRARRGASSTAASSQPRRKSLRTTLSTATSGMTTRGRRTRIEPTKSKRRSARSAPSSAGSTTTTAGGKTDVEEKEMLACEKCPRVFNTRWYLEKHMNVTHRRMQICDKCGKKFVLESELALHQQTDCEKNIQCVSCNKSFKKLWSLHEHIKIVHGYAEKKFSCEICEKKFYTMAHVRKHMVAHTKDMPFTCETCGKSFKRSMSLKVHSLQHSGEKPFRCENCDERFQYKYQLRSHMSIHIGHKQFMCQWCGKDFNMKQYFDEHMKTHTGEKPFICEICGKSFTSRPNMKRHRRTHTGEKPYPCEVCGQRFRFSNMLKAHKEKCFRVTSPVVLQTSGPPVPVRIFANTFSSSSSSGPGTSAATPATTSAPLGLSPSGGPMPPRAPVGHTFSHVQLHSTSSHHHPHPPTTQQHLSNTPQHAPPHPHHHLAGPPVPHLPPPPALFKSEPLNHCGHEDNSYLHHMAPPDKGPGAPQHH, encoded by the exons ATGAAATCCTGCCAGAGCCTCAAGGAAGAGGTTTCCGTCCCTAGCCTTGGCGGGATGTCACAGGAGGAAGGACGCAGGGCACAGGTGTCCCAGTCCTATTTTCACCCCCCTAACACAGATCTGGACCTGACGGGCAAGCTTCATAGGAGGGAGGTTGGTGGCAAGCCTTATTCTGTGTTAGTGGACAATAAAATGGCAACCAAGACAACCATGGGTGATCTGAACATTGGTCTGTTGCCCACTCAACATGTGACTcctcagcagcatcagcagtatTTCAGAGAGGGAGGAGCAGGGCAGGAGTTGGACACACAGGGTTCCCAGGCTGGCAACGAAGGCACCTCTGATGACACTGAAGACGATGATGAAGACGAGGAAGAAGAGGGCGAGGAGGAGGGTTTCAAGCGTGAGCAGATCATCGTCGAAGTTAATCTGAACAATCAGACCCTTCATGTATCCAAGGGGGACAACAAAACTGGAACCGCAGCAGATGACTCTGAGAGACCTGGCAGCGACGAGGAcgatgacgaggaggaggaggaggaagaagaggaagaggaagaggaggaggaggaagaagaggacagCCCcggtgaagaagaggaggaagacgacgAAGAAGATGAGATTGAAAGTCGAAGAACAAGGTCAAAGAGGGCCCGTCGGGGCGCTAGTAGCACAGCGGCTTCCAGCCAGCCGCGGAGGAAAAGCCTCCGAACAACTCTGAGCACCGCCACGTCTGGAatgaccaccagggggcgacggACACGCATCGAGCCTACGAAGAGCAAGCGCCGATCGGCGAGGTCCGCCCCATCATCTGCCGGCTCCACAACCACGACAGCAGGAGGGAAAACAGatgtggaggagaaggagatgcTGGCATGTGAAAAGTGCCCCCGAGTGTTCAACACGCGCTGGTATCTGGAGAAGCACATGAACGTCACACACAGACGGATGCAGATTTGTGACAAGTGCGGAAAAAAATTTGTCCTGGAGAGTGAGCTGGCCTTACACCAGCAGACTGACTGTGAGAAGAACATCCAG TGTGTCTCCTGCAACAAGTCCTTTAAGAAGCTGTGGTCACTGCATGAGCACATTAAGATCGTGCACGGCTACGCGGAGAAGAAGTTCTCATGTGAAATCTGTGAGAAGAAGTTCTACACTATGGCTCACGTCCGTAAGCACATGGTTG CTCACACTAAGGACATGCCGTTTACCTGTGAGACATGTGGGAAGTCGTTCAAACGCAGCATGTCTTTAAAAGTTCACTCGCTCCAGCACTCTGGAGAGAAGCCCTTCCGTTGTGAG AACTGCGACGAGAGATTCCAATACAAGTACCAGCTGCGCTCCCACATGAGCATTCACATCGGACACAAGCAGTTCATGTGCCAATGGTGTGGCAAAGACTTCAACATGAAACAGTATTTTGATgagcacatgaaaacacacacag GAGAGAAGCCTTTCATTTGTGAGATCTGCGGCAAGAGCTTCACCAGCCGGCCCAACATGAAGCGCCACCGTCGCACCCACACCGGGGAGAAGCCCTATCCCTGCGAGGTGTGCGGACAGCGCTTCCGCTTCTCCAACATGCTCAAAGCACACAAAGAGAAGTGTTTCCGGGTCACCAGCCCTGTGGTCCTGCAGACCAGCGGCCCACCTGTGCCTGTCCGCATCTTTGCcaacaccttctcctcctcctcctcctccggccCGGGCACCTCAGCTGCCACCCCGGCCACCACTTCAGCACCGCTGGGTCTCAGCCCATCAGGAGGACCCATGCCTCCTCGAGCTCCTGTCGGACACACATTCTCCCATGTGCAGCTCCACTCGACCTCCTCTCACCATCATCCCCACCCCCCGACAACCCAGCAACACCTCTCAAACACACCCCAACATGCCCCACctcacccccaccaccacctggCCGGGCCCCCAGTCCCCCACTTGCCCCCTCCCCCAGCCCTTTTCAAGAGTGAGCCCCTAAACCACTGTGGGCACGAGGACAACAGCTACCTGCACCACATGGCCCCTCCTGACAAGGGTCCTGGAGCCCCACAACACCACTGA